The genomic DNA GGGGCCGATTCACCGTCCCCGGCCGACCGGCAGTGTTATTGCCGCCGCTCTTCCGCATAACGACTGTGGAGTTTGACCGGCGCAGCCCGCTTTCTTCGCATGCGAATGTTGAGCATTTCCACCGTGACGGAGAAGGCCATGGAGAAGTAGATATAGCCCTTCGGCACATGCACGTCGAACCCTTCGACCATCAAGGTCACGCCCACGAGAATCAGAAACGAGAGGGCCAGAATTTTGATCGTGGGGTGTTTATCCACAAAATCCCCGATGGCTTTGGCCGCCATCAACATCACCACCACGGCGAGAATGATTGCGATCGCCATGATCGAGACATGTTCGACCAGGCCGACCGCCGTAATCACCGAATCCAACGAAAAGACGATATCCAGGAGCGCGATCTGAACAAGCACCATCCCCAGGCTGGCAGCGGCGGCCGGGGTCTCGCCGCCCTCGATCCCCTCCAGGCTGTTGTGGATTTCGTGCGTGGCTTTGGCCATGAGGAACAGGCCGCCGCCGACTAGAATCAGATCCCGCCCGGACACGCCGTGGCCCAAGATCGTCACCCAGGGATGGGTGAGTCCCATGACCCAGGAAATGGAAAACAAGAGTCCCAGGCGCGCCATCATGGCCAGGCCCAGGCCCACTTGGCGTGCGACGGCGCGCTGATGCTCGGGGAGTCGTCCGACGAGGACGGAGAGAAAGATAATGTTGTCGATCCCCAGCACGATTTCCAGCGCGGTCAAAGTTCCCAGGGCGATCCATATTTCAGGATTGGCAAGCCAGTCCAACATCAGCGGCTCCATTCGTGAAAGAGAGGGCGAGCGGGTCGATCTGTCATGCGAGGATGTGTAGCATACGATACGTATCGAGGAAGTCTACCGTTCCAAGCGGGTCTACGCAATGAAAACCAGTCGATAGGCGGTGTTGGGTGAGCGAATGGATCGACCGCGGAGGTGGCTATGGGAACGGCCGTTCCTTCAGGAAGAATCGGAGCCGTCGGGGCTAGATCGGCTGTTCGGGACGGGAAGCGCGGTGTTGGAGCGTTTCGAGGAACAGCAGGTTCAGGTCCTGGGTCATCAGATTGACGTGGGTTTTGAGCAGGCCCAGCATCTCGCCGCGATGCCGCAGCTCGTTGATTCGATAGATCCCGCCTCTGCCGAAATACAGCCCGGTCAGACGTTGTTCTTTTTTCGAGCCCGGTTTGCCCAGACGGGTGCGCCAGGTCCCAATGATATTGTCTCGACGGCTCCGTTTGCCGTTCGGGCGGACCGGCCCGTTCAGATACCGCCAGACCGGCTGCGGGAACTGCCGACTGATGGTTCCGCCTTGCCACACGTCTGCCATGAGATTCCGCCCGTGCTTGAACTCATAGGCCTGGTCGCCGCCCAACGCGGCCACGCCGAACCCTAAGGCGGCCACGCTTCCGGATAGGTCGATCAGGCCGGAGAGAATCTCCGACCCCAGCAGCAGGAACGTTCCCGCAAAGACACCGGAAATGGAGTCGGCCAGAATGGCCATGATCGTCCGGCCCTGCTGAATGTCGTTGCGGACTTCCTCCAGCTGCGACGCCAGATCTTCGGTCCGCGCCTTCTCGCATTCCAATTCGGCGGCGATGCTGTTGGCCTCGAAGAGCGCGAGGAGCAGGCGATCGGACAATTCCTGTCGTACCGCGAGGGAGTGCAGTAACGCGCCTTCCATTCCCCCCGCCATCTCATCTTCCAGCAATTGGGATTTCACGAGGAGGTCATGGACGCCGATGATGGAGGCCATTTCCCTTGCCCGTGGTGAGAACCGTGAAGGAGTGACGGGTTCGCTGAGCGAAGATGTTGTGAGGCTGTCGATTCGATAGGTCGCGCCCGTGACCGGCAGGGTCACGACTTGAGTCGGCGGACTGGTCGTGGGGACGCAATGGCTTTCCGTGATGTCGTCATCGTCATCGGCTGTCCGGACATGAAGTCCGCCGGCGCAGCCCTGCATCAGCGTGAGCAGCAGGCAGCAAGCGAGGATGCCGGGATGGGTTCGATATGACTGAGCTGTGTTCGCTGGCACGGTAGCCATTCGCGTTATGAACGATGTCTGCCGAAAGGGATGTCGATCGAGCACGCACGCATGCAATCAGCACTGCGCCTGCTCCGCCCGGGATCCTCTGCGTTCCGGCAAGAGAACATGAGCCCTCGCGCGGATAGGTTCTCTTCCAGCCTGAAGGATGCAGATATCCTGTCATCGACGGTACCGGAGAAAAATGAAGCCAGCATGAAGGGCGGATGAACGGTCGATGAATCCGGCACCGGACCGGACGGCGCAGATCTCGATGGCGGCAGGACCGGGCAGGGCTGAGCGATGACGGAGCACGTCCGCAGATAAGAGCGTTTGGCATAGAGCTCTTAGCGTATGGCCGGAAATCGAGAGTGGGTCTCTACTCGCCGCTATACGCCATCAGCCATACGCTCTGACCCCCGAGGAGGCTGAACGAGAACAGCTTCGCCGGGCGAGAAGACCGGACGCCGGAGCAGGTATTCATGAATGGTCCGGGCTAGGTCGCCATGACCCTGTTAAGTGGTCGATCCCCGCTTCAGAAAGTCCGGGCGATCCCGGATAGCGACCATCTTCACCAGGTCGCGGATCGACAGGACTCCGACGACCTTCTCATGGTCCGTGACAGCCAGGTGGCGGATTCGTTTCGCGGACATCCGTTCACTGGCATCGCGGATGGTGCGATTGATGTCGATGTCGACCAACGGCGAATTCATGAGCGCGCCCACACGCAGGGTCAGCGGATCAAGCTGATAAGCCAGCAGTTTGCGCACCAGGTCGCCTTCGGTGATGATTCCCACGAGCTCCTCGGCTTCCATGACGAACAGCGCCCCGATGTGTTTATCCGCCATGCGTTGCGCCGCCTCGAGGGCCGTTTCGTCGCTGCCGATGGTTTCGATGGCAGTTTTCATCAAGACACTCAACGGCCGGTAGACATTCGTGAGCGCCTGCACCGGCCCGCCGTCTGCATCGACGAAGTGCCTCACCAGATCGCGTATCGAGATGATTCCGAGCACATCCGTGCCTTCGGTCACCACGAGGTGCCGCACGTTTTTACTTTGCATCAAATGACTGGCATCGACCATCGGACGAGTCGGCGCGATCGTGATGAGGGGACTGCTCATGATGTCCGCCATGCTGGTTCGAGAGGGAACGCGGCCCGGCGCCAGTACCTTGGCCACGAGATCGGTTTCGGTGACGATTCCCGCAATCCGACAATCGTTGTGCGGACGATCGAAGCATTCGATCAGCACAGAGCCGACGCTTCGCGTCCGCATTTTGGTGGCGACGGTCACGACGGAGGTATCCTGTGGGACGACCTCCAATTGGCGGTGCATATAGTCGCTGACGTGCTGGCCCGATACGGTCGTCATAGGAGCTCCTTTTCTTCAACATGAATTTCGGTGGCTGGCATCGCGAACGTGCACGATTGTCTCTCATCGGTCTCAATCGATCCAGGCATACGTCACGTCCCCCGACCGGGTTGCAGAGAGAGTCGAGCGCCCATTCGCCCGCGGACGAATTTCTGAAGTTCGTCTGCCAGGAGCAAGCCGATTGCCCCTACGGCCAACGGCCCGAAGATCCAGGCCGGGAGCGAGGCGGTGCCCAAGACCAGATGTCCGACCGGACTGTAGGTCATGATGAGCAGGATGGTCAGTTCGACGGCGACACCCACCAGGATCAAGGGATTGCTGAACCAGCCGAGCCGGAACGCCGCGATGCGATCGGAGCGGCAGGCAAAGACATTGGCGACCTGGGCCGCCACGATACCGGCAAAGGTGACGGTGGTTGCTTCCTTATACAAAGGGGAATTCCAGTCGAGCGCGGCTCCCCAGCTCCAGCCCTGGCTATATAAATAGAGAAAAAACCCTCCCATGGCAATG from Nitrospira sp. ND1 includes the following:
- a CDS encoding cyclic nucleotide-binding/CBS domain-containing protein, translating into MTTVSGQHVSDYMHRQLEVVPQDTSVVTVATKMRTRSVGSVLIECFDRPHNDCRIAGIVTETDLVAKVLAPGRVPSRTSMADIMSSPLITIAPTRPMVDASHLMQSKNVRHLVVTEGTDVLGIISIRDLVRHFVDADGGPVQALTNVYRPLSVLMKTAIETIGSDETALEAAQRMADKHIGALFVMEAEELVGIITEGDLVRKLLAYQLDPLTLRVGALMNSPLVDIDINRTIRDASERMSAKRIRHLAVTDHEKVVGVLSIRDLVKMVAIRDRPDFLKRGSTT
- a CDS encoding TerC family protein: MLDWLANPEIWIALGTLTALEIVLGIDNIIFLSVLVGRLPEHQRAVARQVGLGLAMMARLGLLFSISWVMGLTHPWVTILGHGVSGRDLILVGGGLFLMAKATHEIHNSLEGIEGGETPAAAASLGMVLVQIALLDIVFSLDSVITAVGLVEHVSIMAIAIILAVVVMLMAAKAIGDFVDKHPTIKILALSFLILVGVTLMVEGFDVHVPKGYIYFSMAFSVTVEMLNIRMRRKRAAPVKLHSRYAEERRQ